Within Vidua chalybeata isolate OUT-0048 chromosome 26, bVidCha1 merged haplotype, whole genome shotgun sequence, the genomic segment gtgacagtgccgggggtggcagtgccaggggtggcagtgacaggtgtgacagtgccaggggtggcagtgacaggtgtgacagtgacaggtgtgacagtgccaggggtgacagtgccaggggtggcagtgccaggggtggcagtgccaggggtggCAGTGACGGGGGTGGCAGCGCTgggggcggcagcgccgggggtgacagtgacaggtgtgacagtgtcgggggtggcagtgccaggggtggCAGTGTCGGGGGTGGCAGTGCCCcgtcccccgctgtccccccgggCCCAGCAGAGCCTTCCCAGCCCGCGCTCGGCTCCTGCCCCGTTGCGACACCTGCAGCCCTTGCGTCACCCGGTGCCAGCCCCGGGAGCGGGGGCAGCGCCCGCCCACGGCCCggcctggcagccccagccctggagccgGGCCCGGCCCAGCCCTCGGCTCACCCGGAGCCACGCCGGAGTCACGGCCCCGCCAGCCGGGGCTCGGGAGCGCCCCGCAGATAGGACAGCACCGTCCCCTTAGCGGGGTCTGTCCCCATCaccctggctggggacagggaggtgacaccgcGGCCCAAATCCACCCCCTTCCCTAAATCCTCGGTGGGGAGGGTGGGCTCCATCCTCCGGGAAAATCCCACTGGGAGCATCACCCACCATGGGCCTGGCCGTGGATCCCGGTCAGGCCCAGCCCCTGGGCTCCACAGCCCCcgtggggacagctggggacacccatCCCGTGGGATCAGCACCCCAAAGCCCTCGGCTGAGGGATCAGAACTGCCAGGGTGGCCGGGAATGGGGACATGGGGGTCCCCAGTGCCAACAGCCCCGGACAGGCTCCGATCTCCACCCCAGCCCCGATCCCTGCTCTCGATCCCGACCCCTCAGGTGGGATCCAGGGATCAGCCCGGCCCCGTGAGGTGCTGAAGGtgcaaaagcagagcagctcctgaaaggGGGCAGGAAGGGGCCCTTGGAGCAGGGGAATCACGGGGTGGGAAGATCAGGGGCCAGGATCACGGGGTGGGAATATGGGAACAGGATCATAGGATGGGAATATTGGAGCCAGGATCATGGAGTGGGAATATGGGGCCAGGATCATGGAGTGGGAATATGGGGCCAGGATCATGGAGTGGGAATATGGAGCCAGGATCATGGAGTGGGAATATGGGGCCAGGATCACGGGGTGGGAATATGGGGCCAGGATCATAGGATGGGAATATTGGAGCCAGGATCACGGAGTGTTTGTGCCAGGGGGGCACGGAGCCGCTGCCCCTCGGCCGGGAGAACCCCGGTGGGGTCTGCCCCCCACTGCAGGGGACAAACACGGAGCAGGactgggaaaagggggaaataacgacatggaaaggaagggaaacGACAAGGATGTATTTTCCAGCCGGGTTCTGGCCTCTGGAAGCACAAAGCCAAACCTGCAGCAGGAAATCCCCCCCGGCTACCCAAACACCCTCCTCGCTCCCAGGCCCGGCTGTCTGTGGGGACACCGGGCAGGGACCCCGGCTCAGCTGGGGTCCCCAgcctgccccgtgtccccctgcccGCCCACTGCCACCCCTGCTGGGGGAGACATCTCCGACAGCTCCGAACTGCCCCAAACTCCCGGCAGGAGGGGCCGGGAGCCCCTCGcgagccccagccccacagttCCTGTAACTGGGCTCCATTTCGGGTAGATGTTGGGGGGACACAGGCCCAGCCCCTGaccctgcacccccagcccctctgggctGTTTTCCCAGGAACTGGGAGGTTCTGGATGGAAGAGTCTCCCCCAaaccagggacaccccaaagccGCGGGGagtgcagaggagcagaagcGGTCGATGTTCAGCCTGTTTATAAATGGGGGCACAACCAATAACCGGcagaatttataaataaagCCAGGCCGGGGGGCCGGGgactccccagcccctcctggggtCCCCCTGCCCCCTGTCCATGATTGGGGGGACCCGGGGCCGAGTCCTGTCCCACTGGGATGGcgcacagggcacagggcactgcGGAGCGTGACAGAGCAGGACATCCCCGGGCTCCTGCCGATCGTTGtcaccttcttcctcctcttcttcctcctcctccattcGCTGGGTTCCCCCAGGGCTTCGCTGGGCTCCCAGTCCCCTGGGGGGCAGCGGCAGAGCgtcccccccagtgtccctcggtgtccctcAGTGTGCCTCGGTGTCCCTCCGGATCCGGCGGTGCTGGAGCGGTGGCGGTGTCACATCATGGGGGCCCTGGGGATGGCGTCCTGCGGCTGCGGCTGGTACCAGGCCCCGAAGCTGTGGATGTAGCCCCCGGGGGCCAGCGGGGGCCCCTTGCCGGGCCCGGGGAGGTCCCAGAGCGGGGGGAGGCCgggggagcagggggacagGGCGGGGACGCTGTGCGGGGTCTGCTCCCCGTCGGGGGCACCCGGGCCCTGCTTCATGATCTTCTTGTACTTGGAGCGCTTGTTCTGGAACCAGATCTTCACCtgggggcagagagagggggGTGAGGGGGGAGGAAGAGGCCAACACCCCCTAAACCCCCACCTTTAACCATTACAGACCCCCGGGCCCTCCTTGACCCCATTCCTGCGGGATCTGGGGCACCAAGCGGGCTGGGAGCACAACCCTTCACAAGGCACCCGGGACTCCCCTCTGTGGCGGGGGGAGATTGTGGGGAGAGGCGCCGGGAGCCCGGAGAGCGAGGCAGAGTCCCCGGGAGCGTCCCCGGGtccccctggctgtgccagccccgccgggtgccggtgccggggctgggccgggcccTGTTCATTCCTCCCCGCGGTCCCCCCCGCGCTGCCGGCAGGTTCCCACTTGTCTCCTCTTCCCCGGCTTTATGAGCTCGCTTCGCCCCTGGCTCCGGGGCTGCACCGCTGCCGCCTGCCTGTCTCTCCCCATCGCCTTCAAAAACCCACTCGCCCCGTCCCGCGGCCCGGGGCCGCCCAGcgccgggcacggccgggccgCCAGCCAGGCTCCGGGGCTGGGAAAGTCCCGCTGCCGCTGGGAGGTGCGGGCAGGGGCGCCCCAAACCCGAGCCCTGCGGGCCCACCGGCGCCAGCTCCCCCGCCGcggcacggctcggctcggctcgcTTCCAGCCGGGCACGGCCCGCCGCCGGAGCCGTCCCGGTGGGCACACGGCGCGTCCCGGTGGCCCCGTCCGGCCCCGGTGGCCCCGCGGTGTCCCGGGCCGGGCCGCAGCTGGGTCTGGGCCGTACCTGGGTCTGGGTGAGCCCCAGCTGCGCCGCCAGCTCGGCGCGCTCGGGCAGCGCCAGGTACTGCGTCTGCTGGAAGCGCTGGTTCAGCgcctgcagctgcaggctcGAGTAGATGGTCCGCGGCTTCCGCAGCTTCTTGCCCTTCCCGGCGAGCCGCAGCTCCCCGTTGGACACGGCCAGCGGCTTCTCGGCCTCTGGGGGAGCGGGGAGAGGAGACACGGTCCATCAGACACACGGGGAGGttaaaaaaccaccccaaaccaccccaaaaccagcccaaaccactccaaaatcaccccaaaccaCTCCAAATCATCCCCGCGGCTACCGGGGGCTGTCTGTGGAAGGGAGAGGGGATAAGTGGTGCGGGGGATGCTCTTCACTGGTGTTTAAACCTCGGGGAAAGcaaaaggagaggaggaggaggaagggaaggatggGACCATTCAGCCGCTGTCCACGTCCAGCGGCACGTGGGACACAGGCCTCGGCCTGCGTCCAGCCGggggggccgggcggggccccCCGGGGATGGACGGGCACCAGGATGGAGCCCCCCGCGCCGGGGGAGCCACCGGGGCGCGCTGGGGGTCCCTGACCCAGCAGCAGCCGCCTGGTGTCTGTCACGCAGGGAGCACGGCCAGGGCCGGGACCCgcgggggcagccccggggccggtTCTCTCCAGGCCGGTTCGGCTCTCTCCAGGCCGGTTCGGTTCCCTCCAGGCCGGTTCGGCTCTCTCCGGGCCGGTTCGGCTCTCTCCAGGCTCGGATCGCCGCTTCTTGCCTCGGTTTTTGGGGCAAACAGCGgggaacagggatggagcagggactggggtgtggggagaggggagagccagcccggcccggccggggggcacagctggagcgTGTGGGCAGCTGAGGGGCTCAGGGGACGGgatgggggtcccagggggtccCAGGAGGTCCCGGGGTCAGCCGGGGGTCTCAGGTGGGTGGGTACCGGCCTGTAGGGGCTGATGCTCCCCCTGCCCGCGGCTCCTCGAAGCCACCCACGTGTCCCCTGCGGGTCGGGGCGCTCTGGGAGCGGGGGGACACcacccccggcccccccggctGCCCCCCAGGACCCCGCACCGGGCCCAGCCCGACCCAGCCTCGGAGCGCTTCCGACGGCTCCGTCCCGGCTCTCCCGGCGCAGCCCCGGCTCTCCCGGCCGGGAGGGTGCCCGGGGCGGGTgcgcgccccccgcgccccccttACCTGTGTCCTGCAGCCTGGCCCCGGGGGCCGGGACGTGCGGGGCGCCGGGGGGCGGGTAGGGTAGGTAGGGACCCCCGTGGGGCGGCGGGGGGGCCCCGCCGGGGTACGGGAAGTGCCCGGGCCGGCCGTAGGAGGGGAAGGGCGGGGGGTCGTGCTGGGGGTGGCCGTGCAGAGGGTAGTGCTGGGGGGGGCCGAGCTCCAGGAACGCGGCTTTGGAGGGGTCGGAGCCCAGCAGGGTCTCGGCCACCGAGCTCATGGTCATGGtccggccgggccgggccgggcagtgcccgcagcccccgcggcagagccgagccgagccgagccgagccgagccgagccgagccgagccgagcccccgccgccccccgaCGGCTCCGGCTGCCGCGGCCACGGGGATGCCCCGAacgccccgccccgccccgcccccgcagTGACGTCACGTCCCGGGGCACCCCCTTCACCCCGTGCCCACCCCCTCCCCTTCGAGTGTGGGACCCCCTTCGAGGCCACCCCCCCCCCTGCGCCACCGTGACCCCTCCCGGGGGCCGGGGGACACCCCGACCCCCGCCCCACCGTGTCCTGGCGGTGTCCCCCGAGGGGGGGTGACCCTCGTGCAGGATTGGGGGGGGGATAACCCCTTCTCAGGGACCcccgggggacacggggcagccccgggggcaggCTGAGGCCGTTCGGGGGACACGGGCGCGCTCCGGGGGCGGGGGTCGCTCCCGGGGTGCCAGGCGGGGCTGGCACCTCCAGATCCACCCCCGGCAGCGGCGGGGGCCCCTTCCCGGCGCCGGCAGCTCCCGGTCCCCGCggggccccgctcccggcgggTGACAACCTGCCCGGCCGCGCCCTCCGTGACCCCGGAGGGGCctcggggcggggggggggctgcTGTCACCGCCTTTGGGGACAGCCAGCGGAGCCTCGGCCGTGCCGGTGGCGGGGTCTGCGAGGCTGCGAtggccttggggacaccggggtgacACAGCGCTCCCTTCGCGCTGTCCCTGCTGCCGCCCCCGCTGCCACGGCGGGGGGAGCGGTGACAGCGGCCGGGGGCGCGGGCAGGGAGGGGTCCCCGTCCCCCCCACTCGCCTCAGGCCGGTGCCAGCCGCGTTTCCGTGCGGCCACCGGGGGCTCTGAGTCACCCGCGCCGGGGCCAGCGCTCCGATATAAATAACCCAGCCCGGCTGAGCCCGGGACACGCGGGGACCGCGTCCTGCCCCGCGCTCGGGGACAGCCCGGCCTCACCCTCCGCTCctgccctctgtccccagctcagccccacctGGGGCCATTCCCAGGACCCTCGGGCTGTCCCCCGGTGCTGTCGCAGCACGGAGCTGTGTCCCCGTGATGATGCTCGGGGACAACGCGGGCTCCAAACCCCACAACAGCCTTCAACTGCGGTGTGGGGCGAAGCCTCTGCGGGGGCCACAAAACTCCGGGGACCAACAGGGGACGTCCCCAAGCCCAGCAGGGCCAAAGAGGGGcggagcagcagccagaggagaaTTCCAGATGTTTGCAGCCCTGCCCGCGCCGCGTGCCCGGCGAGCCGGCCCAGCCGGCACCGAGGGCGAGGAGCGAAGGAAAGGAAAGCTCCCCTGATCTGCTTTTATCCCGCTCCTCACTTTCCCCGGTGACTCAGCCCCACCGGCTGCGGGACGGGTGCCGGCTTGCCGGGATCGGctcccgccggccccgctccctcccggctCCTCACCCGGCTctggggggcacagagggggtgctggggctgggggcggcatccccccccccccccaccactgAGGGTCCTCGTGGGAGATGCCATGAATGTCCCAGAGCTGGATCCGGGGGGACACCgcccccttcccagcccctggtgctttcccagccctgtgctgagaGCTGGGTGGAAGAAATACCCGTAATTAATAAAAGTACCCCAAAATGTCCACCCTAAAGCAGGGAGCCGAGGCCTCTGTGCCAGGGATGtcctgcagggatgtgctgcaggacggtgtccccaggggtgtctGGAGACAAAATTTGCcctctggcaggagcaggggggaCACCCAGGGTTCAATTCCTGCTGGGGCAAAGGGGCACAGCTCTGTTCCATcggggggggaaggagggacgggacccctccccatcccattatcccatcacattatcccatcccatcccatcccaccgAGCCAGTGGGGAGGGGTCCCCCCCATTTGGGGAGCCCCAGGGGGGGGACCCACACGAAAGGGCAGCCCcgggggagcagcaggacagtggtgacaccctcctcatcctcctcatcctccttctGCCCCTCCACCCTCTGGGTCGGGGGTCTGAAGGTGCCAATCTCAGCCCCGTTCTGTGCCAAGGgtgggcacggggacagggacggggacaggggacaagggcagggacagggacagggacagggacagggacagggacacgggacagggatgCGCCGCCTGCTCCAAACCCCTTCGGGAGCGGGAATAAAACTCCGGCACAGCCCTCGGGCACCGCAGAGCCCCCGGCTCGCCCCGGGACTGGTTTTGGGAGGGTTCCAGGACAGATGTGGGCACAGGGCACGGCCGGCTCGGGTGCCAGCCCGGTGGGTGTCAGcgggggctggcagggacaggacgGGGCTGTTGGAGCGGAGTTTGGGGTTGGAGCGGGGGCCCCGCTGCCAAGACAAACACATCGACTCAACCCGcgctgaattaaaaaaataaatcacgGCCGCGCTCGGAGCCAACGCCGGGCCTCGGTGGCGGGGCTGGGAGGTGCCGGCACACGCCGGGCCCCGCGCGGTGGCCGGGACGCGCCGGGACACGCGGGGATAACGTCGCTGGCGGTCACCTGGCCGGGGATGCTCCCGGGATCCGCGGGATGCGGATCCACCCGGGCACAGCCGCACTGTTGCCGTCCGCCGGGGCTGATGAAAGCAGCGAGGATTAAAGGGGAAAGCAGGGATGGGCGTgcgaggggaggggaggggagggggggcgGGAACGCGTGTGCCAGGTAACCAACCCCAAAGATCCCCCGAGATAAAGGGAGATCCCAACAGCTGTAATTAGGCTGGAGATAGAGCGGCGCGGGGAAAgcctggagccaggagcaggaattcTGGGTTAATGGCAGCCCAAGGAGAAGTTAATAACAAGCCCAGCGGAGTGGGAGCAGACAGCCTGGCGTCTGCCCTCCCACACGCCCGCGCTGCCACCGCCGAGCAGCCGCGCTATCTCCAGCCGGGAATGGTCCCGGGGCAGCCGGGGAGACGCTGCAGCACGAACTGGGctcccccccgccgccccgggcgGCCCCCCCGGCTTTTGGGGCCTCTCGGCACCGGGAAAagccgggctgggagagcaggggggTGAGGGGATGGTGGGGAGCATCCTCTGGGAGGGCGGGGGGGAGGCGGGGGGACATCCAGGGAGGGGCAAGTCCCGGTCCCGGTGGCTGGTCCTGCCCCAGAGGGGAGCAGCGAGCCGGGGTTTGTCCGGTGCCAGACACCCCCGGAGCACCCAGGGCCTGCTCCCCCTGCGATGAATCACGTCCGGAGGTGACCTGATGGCGCAGAGGTGGccccaggggacacagggacgtGGGAGGTGACAGCGATGTCACAGCGGGGGCTGGACACTTGCAGAGGGACGCAAGGGAAGGCAAAGCTCGCGCTGATTCCCCCgccctttattttaaaagctccaACAAGCCCAAGATTTGAAATTTTCCACCAAAAGAGGCTCAAAAAGTGGCTCCGGGTCCTGGAGCTTGGATGGGCTTGGGAAGGTGAACGCTGGCTTCCGCTGGGAGCTCCCAGCGCCCAGAGGGTCTGCAGGGGGTGTGGTGCCATCAAATCCCCGTCCAGGGGTGTAAATCAGCATTTCCCCAACACCACAACCCCACAACACCCAggctccctcccctgcccatCCCGGAGCTGGGATGAAACCGCGGAGATGTGACCAAAATCCTCAAACCCAGCGCTGCTGCCCtgccccccgccccctcccaGAGCCGATATTTTGCTTCAGAACCTCCAAATATTTCCCAGGACGCCGATCTGGGTTTGATTTTCCCGGGGACGCGTGGCTGGAAAGCAAAGGCATCAAAGGGGCCTGGTGGAAACAACAACGAGAGATGGCCCGGGAGGAAATTGCCCCTGGAtttccatccctgctgggatgggtggatggatggatggaaggatggatggaggaGTGGGGAGAATTCCCAATTTCCTGTTTGGAGAGGAGCAAACCGGCTCCGGCTTTGCCACCCCGTAAACGcagaggtggcaattccatcaTTCCCGGCCATTCCCAACCGTTCCTGGCCATTTCCTCCCGTTCCCGGTCGTTCCCGGTCGTTCCCGGCCGTTCCCTCCCGTTCCCGGTCGTTCCCGGCCGTTCCCTCCCATTCCCGGCCGTTCCTGGCCGTTCCTGGCCGTTCCCTCCTGTTCCCGGCCATTTCCTCCCGTTCCCGGCCATTCCCTCCCATTCCCACCCGTTCCCGGCCATTCCCTCCCATTCCCTCCCGTTCCTTCCCATTCCTGGCCACTCCCGGCCGTTCTCGGCCGTTCCTGGCCGTTCCCGGCCATTTCCTCCCATTCCCGGCCGTTCCCGACCGTTCCCGGCCATTCCCGGCCATTCCTGGCCGGCGGAGCTGAGGCCCAGCCCCGGGAGGGTCTCTGCCCATCCCGGCCGTCCTTTGGAGGGTTCGTTAAGAGCCTGGCATTAATTGTGGGATCAATTTTCCGCTGTGGGAATTCCCCGCATCCCCATCCCGCTTTGGGCGAGAATGATTTATTCCCCAGCTGGAAATGGGACAGATTTAATCAATTATTCCGCTCATTAGCCCCGTCCTGGCCCCGCTAATTTGGGAAGGGGACCTCTTAAAGAGGTTTTGGGACCTTCATTCGCATCTCCCCGaattccaggagctgcagaggttGGGCGTGAGCTGCGGTCACTCGAGCCACGCCCCGGCCACAGGAAACGCCTCGGAGTCGCTGATTTACCCACGACGGTGGCAGTGGGGCAGATTCCCAAATCCTAAATCtcaattcccaaatcccagatctcaattcccccaccccaaatctcagttccccaaccccaaatcacaattccccaatcccaaatctcAGTTCCCCTATCCCAAATCTCAGTTCCCCAACCCCAGATCtcaattcccaaatcccaaatctcaATTCCCCAATCCCAGATCTCaattccccaatcccaaacccagccccacagagcttcccaaatccaggaccccctcctgccccccgGGCCCCGGCCAGGCTCAGCCCGGTGTGGTCaccgctgtccccagccaggacCTGTGGCTTTGGGGAGATCCTAATCAGCGCCCCCACACTCTCGTTAATTAACAGAGGGACAATTAGCGGTGGAGGAAATTGTTCCTCTCCTCGTGCCGTTTCTGGTTtttttggctgggtttttttttttttgttctccgCGTGTGCCGGGTACGAGGAAttctcggagcctctggggcCGAATTCCCGGGCTCCAGCCGAGTTCTCCGTGCGGGATTTCCCTCCGAGAGGAGCCGGGGTCTGCCTCAGGAGCGGGGAAAGGAGAGGCCGCCGCTCCGGGCCCGGATCCCGGGGGGTGGGAGCGCCCCGGGGCTCAtcccgggctgtccccgctgCACCGGAGCCTTCGATCCCTGCAGATCCCGCACGGGACGGCTCGGGaaagccccccgcccccgcggTGGTGGCTCCGGCAggaccctggcagggctggcacggtgacagtggcagggctggcagagtgACATCGGGAGCTCGCAGCGAGCCCAGGGACACCGCCACACGCAGGTCGCCCCCCCGCCTCTCTCGCGGCCGGTGACAGCCGTGTCCCCAAAGCCCGGAGCCACCGAGCGCTTCCCCGCAGAGCCGGAGGCAAAGCCGGGCCCCGGGGCCAGCCCGGGCCGGTCGGGCCAGTGTCACCTCCCGTGTCCCCAcgccgccgcgctccgccccgGCTCGCAGGGGGTCATTAGCGGCGGTGACAATCCCGGCAGCACGCGCCGGGCATTTCCATCCCGGGGAAGCtcgggagggaggagggaggagggaaggagagggagggacGAGCGGGGACGGTGGATGTGTAATTAAGGTGCCATTAAGAGGCGCCCAGGAGTCTCCCGGGCACCAGGGCGGGCGCAGTCGCTGCCACCCCGACGGCTCCTGGGTGCCGAAGTCCCCCCGGGCACGGCCGGGAGGGCTCAGGGGACTTGCCCCGAGGGATGCGACATCATCAGGGGCGCTGTGGCACCGGGACACCCCTCCCAAAGCCAGGCAGGACcgtcctgtcccctccctgggagCGGGTGACCCATCCCCGACATCCACCCGCAGCGCGTGATGGTTTTTCCTGTTCCTGGGAGCATCCCCATGGCGCAGGTGACACACGAACTCCC encodes:
- the DLX4 gene encoding homeobox protein DLX-4, producing the protein MTMSSVAETLLGSDPSKAAFLELGPPQHYPLHGHPQHDPPPFPSYGRPGHFPYPGGAPPPPHGGPYLPYPPPGAPHVPAPGARLQDTEAEKPLAVSNGELRLAGKGKKLRKPRTIYSSLQLQALNQRFQQTQYLALPERAELAAQLGLTQTQVKIWFQNKRSKYKKIMKQGPGAPDGEQTPHSVPALSPCSPGLPPLWDLPGPGKGPPLAPGGYIHSFGAWYQPQPQDAIPRAPMM